One Setaria viridis chromosome 5, Setaria_viridis_v4.0, whole genome shotgun sequence genomic region harbors:
- the LOC117854635 gene encoding vacuolar fusion protein MON1 homolog isoform X1, which produces MDPPNPNPNPNPTDAQPQAAAGARLAALSLRGGRDLPPDFHTAEIHEHRTDDDDDDDEGYLTAASRGGSSTCAWKEAPEGLRDDDKDGDDVSPPSPSSSGYAGERGSSLDDDPEPEPDPEPAQDWPRDKKHLDEDDASSSWRKRKKHFFILSNSGKPIYSRYGDEHKLAGFSATLQAIISFVENSGDHIKFVRAGKHQIVFLVKGPIYLVCISCTEESYEGLRGQLELMYGQLLLILTKSVNRCFEKNPKFDMAPLLGGTDAVFLSLIHAFSWNPATFLHAYTCLPLAQSTRQAASAVLQDVADSGVLFALLMCDHKVISLVGAQKATLHPDDILLLANFILSSESFRTSESFSPICLPRYNPMAFLYAYVHFFDEHTYLTLLTTRSDAFYDLKDSRARIQNVLMKSNVLIEVQRSLRESALHVEDLPTDPSSQSASQPPQSSRDMSSQSLSSEMIGGPAGLWHFIYKSIYLDQYVSSEFPSCISNQKQQKRLYKAYQKLYASMHDKATGPQKTQFRRGEDYVLFCWITQDFELYAAFNPLADKTQAIKMCNRVCQWVRDLENEIFVYGESALSWQYHHCWGGI; this is translated from the exons ATGGAtcccccaaaccctaaccctaaccccaaCCCCACCGACGCCCAGCCCCAAGCCGCAGCCGGAGCCAGGCTCGCCGCCCTCTCCCTTCGCGGCGGCAGGGACCTCCCCCCGGACTTCCACACCGCCGAGATCCACGAGCACcgcaccgacgacgacgacgacgacgacgagggctaCCTCACCGCCGCGTCCAGAGGCGGGAGCAGCACCTGCGCGTGGAAGGAGGCGCCCGAGGGCCTCCGCGACGACGACAAGGACGGGGACGACGTCTCCCCGCCCAGCCCCAGCAGCAGCGGTTACGCTGGCGAGCGGGGAAGCAGCCTCGACGACGATCCCGAACCCGAACCCGACCCCGAGCCCGCCCAGGATTGGCCGCGCGACAAAAAGCATCTCGACGAG GATGATGCATCATCTtcgtggaggaagaggaagaagcatTTCTTCATCTTGAGCAATTCTGGGAAGCCGATATATTCCAG GTATGGGGATGAGCACAAACTAGCCGGCTTTTCTGCTACGTTGCAAGCAATCATTTCCTTTGTTGAGAACAG CGGGGACCATATCAAATTTGTGAGGGCTGGCAAACATCAG ATTGTTTTCCTTGTGAAGGGTCCAATCTATTTAGTCTGTATAAGCTGCACGGAAGAGTCATATGAGGGATTGAGGGGGCAACTAGAGCTCATGTATGGCCAG TTATTGCTTATTTTGACAAAGTCGGTCAATAGGTGCTTTGAGAAGAATCCCAAATTCGATATGGCACCGTTGCTCGGTGGCACAGATGCAGTTTTCCTATCTCTTATACATGCGTTCAGCTg GAATCCGGCGACATTTCTTCATGCATACACATGCCTCCCACTCGCGCAATCAACAAGGCAGGCAGCTAGtgctgttttgcaggatgttgcTGATTCAGGGGTTCTATTTGCACTGTTGATGTGTGACCACAAG GTTATTAGTCTCGTGGGAGCACAAAAGGCAACTTTGCATCCTGATGATATTTTATTACTCGCGAATTTCATACTGTCCTCTGAATCTTTTAG AACTTCAGAGTCTTTTTCACCCATATGTTTGCCAAGATACAATCCTATGGCCTTCTTGTATGCTTATGTTCACTTTTTTGAT GAACATACATACTTGACTTTGCTTACTACGCGATCAGATGCCTTTTATGATCTCAAAGATTCCAG GGCCCGCATTCAAAATGTTCTCATGAAGTCAAATGTCCTCATTGAAGTCCAAAGATCTTTACGTGAGAGTGCACTGCATGTTGAGGATCTCCCAACCGATCCGTCTTCTCAATCTGCATCACAGCCTCCACAGTCCTCTCGAGACATGAGTTCTCAATCTTTATCGTCTGAAATGATTGGAGGACCGGCTGGACTCTGGCATTTTATATACAAAAGCATTTACCTTGACCAGTATGTGTCATCTGAATTCCCCTCATGCATTAGCAATCAAAAGCAGCAGAAGAG GCTGTACAAAGCTTACCAAAAACTGTATGCCTCCATGCACGATAAAGCAACTGGTCCACAGAAAACTCAATTCAGAAGAGGCGAGGATTATG TTCTTTTTTGCTGGATAACCCAGGACTTTGAGCTGTATGCAGCTTTTAATCCACTGGCTGATAAG ACCCAAGCGATCAAGATGTGCAATAGAGTATGCCAATGGGTGAGGGATTTAGAAAATGAGATATTCGTATACGGGGAAAGCGCCCTTTCCTG GCAGTACCATCATTGTTGGGGAGGTATATGA
- the LOC117854636 gene encoding pectin acetylesterase 5, which yields MAAVDLSKLVEEKRFWVASFLAAALIFTLSRYAAAPSSSPPPSPSYGHRLNALVDLTLVYDRGAVCLDGTPPGYHFLPGFGDGSHNWLLHLEGGSWCRNFKSCAQRKQTNLGSSDHMDTRAEFVGILSDDQSQNPDFYNWNKVKIRYCDGASFSGNVQHEVKNGTDFFFRGQRIWEAVMADLLSKGLSRAKQAFLTGCSAGGLSTYIHCDDFRALLPKTRTVKCLADGGFFLDVEDISGRRYMRAFYNDVARLQDVRKKFPHCSSDMEPGQCFFPREVAKSISTPMFILNPAYDVWQVEHVLSPQGSDPQNLWRNCRMDITKCSSKQLEVLQGFRKALLDAIDEFKTRREWGMFIDSCFIHCQSMKAITWHSPLAARINNKTAAEAVGDWFFDRREVKEIDCEYPCNPTCYNAVLDEPYKED from the exons atggcggcggtggatctGTCGAAGCTGGTGGAGGAGAAGCGCTTCTGGGTGGcctccttcctcgccgccgccctaaTCTTCACCCTTTCCCGCTACGCCGCGGCCCCTTCCTCTTCCCCACCCCCATCCCCGAGCTACGGGCATCGCCTCAACGCCCTGGTCGACCTCACGCTCGTCTACGACAGGGGCGCAGTGTGCTTGGATGGGACGCCGCCGGGCTACCACTTCCTCCCAGGATTCGGGGACGGATCACACAACTGGCTCCTTCACTTGGAGGGCGGCAGCTGGTGCCGCAACTTCAAATCCTGCGCTCAGCGTAAGCAAACTAATCTCGGCTCCTCTGACCACATGGATACTCGCGCCGAATTCGTCGGCATCCTCAGTGATGACCAATCTCAGAATCCAG ATTTTTACAATTGGAACAAAGTCAAAATAAGATACTGCGATGGTGCATCATTCTCTGGAAATGTCCAACACGAAGTCAAG AATGGCACAGATTTCTTCTTCAGAGGCCAGCGTATCTGGGAAGCAGTTATGGCCGACCTTCTGTCAAAGGGCCTATCCAGGGCTAAACAG GCTTTTCTTACTGGATGTTCAGCTGGTGGCCTCTCTACATACATTCACTGTGATGATTTCCGGGCACTTCTACCAAAGACGCGTACTGTCAAATGCCTCGCAGATGGTGGATTTTTTCTTGACGT AGAAGACATTTCTGGAAGAAGGTATATGCGGGCCTTCTATAACGATGTTGCTCGGCTGCAG GATGTGCGTAAAAAGTTCCCTCATTGCAGTTCAGATATGGAGCCGGGGCAG TGCTTCTTCCCGCGAGAAGTTGCAAAAAGCATCAGCACACCAATGTTTATACTCAATCCAGCATATGATGTTTGGCAG GTAGAGCACGTCTTGTCTCCACAAGGTTCTGACCCTCAAAATTTATGGCGAAATTGCAGAATGGATATTACCAAGTGTAGCTCAAAACAGCTTGAAGTTCTACAAG GTTTTAGGAAAGCACTGCTTGATGCTATAGATGAATTCAAGACTAGAAGAGAGTGGGGTATGTTCATTGACTCGTGCTTTATACACTGTCAGTCAATGAAAGCTATTACTTGGCACTCCCCATTAGCTGCTAGAATCAACAACAAG ACGGCAGCTGAAGCGGTGGGAGATTGGTTCTTTGATCGGAGGGAGGTGAAGGAAATAGATTGCGAATATCCCTGCAACCCGACATGCTACAATGCGGTTCTTGATGAACCCTACAAGGAAGATTGA
- the LOC117854637 gene encoding probable aquaporin TIP1-2, which translates to MPVSRISVGAPGELSHPDTAKAAVAEFISMLIFVFAGSGSGMAFSKLTAGGATTPSGLIAASLAHALALFVAVAVGANISGGHVNPAVTFGAFVGGNITLLKAVVYWVAQLLGSVVACLLLKIATGGEAVGAFSLSAGVGAWNAVVFEIVMTFGLVYTVYATAVDPKKGDLGVIAPIAIGFIVGANILAGGAFDGASMNPAVSFGPAVVSGVWENHWVYWLGPFVGAAIAALVYDIIFIGQRPHDHLPTTDY; encoded by the exons ATGCCGGTGAGCAGGATCTCCGTGGGCGCTCCGGGCGAGCTGTCCCACCCCGACACCGCcaaggccgccgtcgccgagttCATCTCCATGCTCATCTTCGTATtcgccggctccggctccggcatgGCCTTCA GCAAGCTCACCGCTGGCGGCGCCACCACTCCTTCTGGCCTCATCGCCGCGTCTCTGGCGCACGCCCTGGCCCTCttcgtggccgtggccgtgggcgCCAACATCTCCGGCGGCCACGTCAACCCGGCCGTCACGTTCGGCGCCTTCGTGGGCGGCAACATCACCCTCCTCAAGGCCGTCGTCTACTGGGTGGCGCAGCTGCTGGGCTCCGTCGTCGCCTGCCTCCTCCTCAAGatcgccaccggcggcgaggccgtggGAGCCTTCTCGCTGTCCGCCGGCGTGGGCGCCTGGAACGCCGTCGTCTTCGAGATCGTCATGACCTTCGGCCTTGTCTACACCGTGTACGCCACCGCCGTGGACCCCAAGAAGGGCGACCTCGGCGTCATCGCGCCCATCGCCATCGGCTTCATCGTCGGCGCCAacatcctcgccggcggcgccttcGACGGCGCCTCCATGAACCCCGCCGTGTCCTTCGGCCCGGCCGTCGTCAGCGGCGTCTGGGAGAACCACTGGGTGTACTGGCTCGGGCCCTTCgtcggcgccgccatcgccgcgctCGTCTACGACATCATCTTCATCGGACAGCGCCCGCACGACCACCTGCCAACCACAGACTACTGA
- the LOC117854635 gene encoding vacuolar fusion protein MON1 homolog isoform X2, which translates to MDPPNPNPNPNPTDAQPQAAAGARLAALSLRGGRDLPPDFHTAEIHEHRTDDDDDDDEGYLTAASRGGSSTCAWKEAPEGLRDDDKDGDDVSPPSPSSSGYAGERGSSLDDDPEPEPDPEPAQDWPRDKKHLDEDDASSSWRKRKKHFFILSNSGKPIYSRYGDEHKLAGFSATLQAIISFVENSGDHIKFVRAGKHQIVFLVKGPIYLVCISCTEESYEGLRGQLELMYGQLLLILTKSVNRCFEKNPKFDMAPLLGGTDAVFLSLIHAFSWNPATFLHAYTCLPLAQSTRQAASAVLQDVADSGVLFALLMCDHKVISLVGAQKATLHPDDILLLANFILSSESFRTSESFSPICLPRYNPMAFLYAYVHFFDEHTYLTLLTTRSDAFYDLKDSRARIQNVLMKSNVLIEVQRSLRESALHVEDLPTDPSSQSASQPPQSSRDMSSQSLSSEMIGGPAGLWHFIYKSIYLDQYVSSEFPSCISNQKQQKRLYKAYQKLYASMHDKATGPQKTQFRRGEDYVLFCWITQDFELYAAFNPLADKTQAIKMCNRVCQWVRDLENEIFVYGESALSW; encoded by the exons ATGGAtcccccaaaccctaaccctaaccccaaCCCCACCGACGCCCAGCCCCAAGCCGCAGCCGGAGCCAGGCTCGCCGCCCTCTCCCTTCGCGGCGGCAGGGACCTCCCCCCGGACTTCCACACCGCCGAGATCCACGAGCACcgcaccgacgacgacgacgacgacgacgagggctaCCTCACCGCCGCGTCCAGAGGCGGGAGCAGCACCTGCGCGTGGAAGGAGGCGCCCGAGGGCCTCCGCGACGACGACAAGGACGGGGACGACGTCTCCCCGCCCAGCCCCAGCAGCAGCGGTTACGCTGGCGAGCGGGGAAGCAGCCTCGACGACGATCCCGAACCCGAACCCGACCCCGAGCCCGCCCAGGATTGGCCGCGCGACAAAAAGCATCTCGACGAG GATGATGCATCATCTtcgtggaggaagaggaagaagcatTTCTTCATCTTGAGCAATTCTGGGAAGCCGATATATTCCAG GTATGGGGATGAGCACAAACTAGCCGGCTTTTCTGCTACGTTGCAAGCAATCATTTCCTTTGTTGAGAACAG CGGGGACCATATCAAATTTGTGAGGGCTGGCAAACATCAG ATTGTTTTCCTTGTGAAGGGTCCAATCTATTTAGTCTGTATAAGCTGCACGGAAGAGTCATATGAGGGATTGAGGGGGCAACTAGAGCTCATGTATGGCCAG TTATTGCTTATTTTGACAAAGTCGGTCAATAGGTGCTTTGAGAAGAATCCCAAATTCGATATGGCACCGTTGCTCGGTGGCACAGATGCAGTTTTCCTATCTCTTATACATGCGTTCAGCTg GAATCCGGCGACATTTCTTCATGCATACACATGCCTCCCACTCGCGCAATCAACAAGGCAGGCAGCTAGtgctgttttgcaggatgttgcTGATTCAGGGGTTCTATTTGCACTGTTGATGTGTGACCACAAG GTTATTAGTCTCGTGGGAGCACAAAAGGCAACTTTGCATCCTGATGATATTTTATTACTCGCGAATTTCATACTGTCCTCTGAATCTTTTAG AACTTCAGAGTCTTTTTCACCCATATGTTTGCCAAGATACAATCCTATGGCCTTCTTGTATGCTTATGTTCACTTTTTTGAT GAACATACATACTTGACTTTGCTTACTACGCGATCAGATGCCTTTTATGATCTCAAAGATTCCAG GGCCCGCATTCAAAATGTTCTCATGAAGTCAAATGTCCTCATTGAAGTCCAAAGATCTTTACGTGAGAGTGCACTGCATGTTGAGGATCTCCCAACCGATCCGTCTTCTCAATCTGCATCACAGCCTCCACAGTCCTCTCGAGACATGAGTTCTCAATCTTTATCGTCTGAAATGATTGGAGGACCGGCTGGACTCTGGCATTTTATATACAAAAGCATTTACCTTGACCAGTATGTGTCATCTGAATTCCCCTCATGCATTAGCAATCAAAAGCAGCAGAAGAG GCTGTACAAAGCTTACCAAAAACTGTATGCCTCCATGCACGATAAAGCAACTGGTCCACAGAAAACTCAATTCAGAAGAGGCGAGGATTATG TTCTTTTTTGCTGGATAACCCAGGACTTTGAGCTGTATGCAGCTTTTAATCCACTGGCTGATAAG ACCCAAGCGATCAAGATGTGCAATAGAGTATGCCAATGGGTGAGGGATTTAGAAAATGAGATATTCGTATACGGGGAAAGCGCCCTTTCCTGGTGA
- the LOC140222936 gene encoding uncharacterized protein, whose protein sequence is MAAVDLSKLVKEKRFWVASFLVGWAAALQGHMMWMQRQDAFKHKFGADASDAASSSSD, encoded by the exons atggcggcggtggatctGTCGAAGCTGGTGAAGGAGAAGCGCTTCTGGGTGGCCTCCTTCCTCGTCGGATGGGCAGCCGCGCTGCAG GGCCACATGATGTGGATGCAGCGCCAGGACGCCTTCAAGCACAAGTTCGGCGCAGATGCCTCGGACgccgcatcctcctcctcggatTAG